A stretch of the Aegilops tauschii subsp. strangulata cultivar AL8/78 chromosome 4, Aet v6.0, whole genome shotgun sequence genome encodes the following:
- the LOC109759842 gene encoding uncharacterized protein, which yields MAADAPSDDPLAGGGDSACSTPFVSAPSSPTRDPFSGHHHAACFFSAPASPTRGASNEFACGGLDFDFDFDFSSRFPSPSAAAMSSADELFHNGQIRPVRLSAMLLQPHQPHLASPSQAPVEVEEGERGRFRGRSVHRKARSLSPFRAHWRSPSPAPPPESESVEPAATPPASRSSSSSSTASSASSSSSRSSRRWGFIKDLLHRSKSDGGKDSQRTAAPAPPTFSATPKRSPSPSPSRAAARSRGAGRGRRMSAHERLYEARRAEAEEMRRRTYLPYRQGGLLIFGCIGLGNRSYGTAVHGLARGLNTATATAVSSRS from the coding sequence ATGGCCGCCGACGCGCCTTCCGACGACCCGCTTGCCGGTGGCGGGGACAGCGCCTGCTCCACGCCGTTCGTCAGCGCGCCCTCCAGCCCCACCCGCGACCCCTTCTCCGGCCACCACCACGCCGCGTGCTTCTTCAGCGCGCCGGCGAGCCCCACCCGCGGCGCCAGCAACGAGTTTGCCTGCGGCGGCCTCGACTTTGACTTCGACTTCGACTTCTCGTCCCGCTTcccgtcgccctccgccgccgccatgtcGTCCGCCGACGAGCTCTTCCACAACGGCCAGATCCGCCCCGTCCGCCTCTCCGCGATGCTGCTCCAGCCGCACCAGCCTCACCTCGCCTCGCCTTCACAGGCCCCCGTGGAGGTGGAAGAGGGCGAGCGCGGCCGCTTCAGGGGCCGGTCCGTGCACCGCAAGGCGCGCTCGCTCTCCCCATTCCGTGCCCACTGGAGGTCGCCgtctcccgcgccgccgccggagtccgagtCCGTCGAGCCGGCGGCCACGCCCCCGGCCTCGcgctcctcgtcgtcctcgtccaCCGCTTCGTCCGCGTCCTCCTCTTCCTCGAGGAGCTCCCGGCGTTGGGGCTTCATTAAGGATCTCCTCCACCGGAGCAAGTCAGACGGTGGCAAGGACAGCCAGCGCACCGCCGCTCCGGCTCCCCCGACTTTCTCTGCCACGCCAAAGAGGAGCCCATCTCCTTCTCCATCGCGGGCGGCGGCCAGGAGTAGAGGGGCAGGGAGGGGCAGGCGGATGTCGGCGCATGAGAGGCTCTACGAGGCGAGGAGGGCGGAGGCGGAAGAGATGCGACGGCGCACGTACCTGCCCTACCGGCAGGGCGGGCTGCTGATCTTCGGTTGCATCGGCCTCGGCAACCGCAGCTATGGCACCGCCGTGCACGGCCTTGCTCGGGGTCTCAACACCGCCACCGCCACGGCCGTCTCTTCAAGGTCATGA